The following proteins come from a genomic window of Solea solea chromosome 3, fSolSol10.1, whole genome shotgun sequence:
- the orc5 gene encoding origin recognition complex subunit 5 isoform X1: MTSVLQHPGYDEEKLRRVTEQTPCREAQTGLLLSLMGQPQQYSYPSIFVYGHRASGKSHVMHVLLKELELPHATISCVECVSKALLFEKMLLSLFGCEAASLLPRTPSLSDFVRVYRHQCLDSPATQTRYIVMEKAELLRDADVNLLPALLRLQELVDDNLTVILLSEITWDKFRPNTGCYEPLVLHFPDYSKGDLQQILSRDSHPSYSADFYSSYINILLGVFYSVCRDLRELHHLAALNFSKFCEPLAEGKVKESDTHKLWRNIEPHLKKAMQTVYLREVSSLQWEQMQQMEEKEAGALRGLSAHTHVELPYYSKFLLIAAYLASYNPARTDKRFFLKHHGKIKKTNFLKKNEKTSNHLLGPKPFPLDRLLAVFYSVVDSRVAPSASIFSQISSLVTLQLLTQVSHDDQLDAPKYKCAVSLDFISAISRTVNFDIVKYLYDFL; encoded by the exons ATGACATCGGTGTTACAGCATCCAGGGTATGACGAGGAGAAGCTGCGGAGAGTCACAGAGCAGACCCCGTGCAGAGAAGCACAGACTGggctgctgctctctctgatGGGACAG CCGCAGCAGTACTCTTACCCTTCCATCTTTGTTTACGGTCATCGAGCTTCGGGGAAAAGTCATGTGATGCACGTTTTGCTGAAGGAGCTTGAG cTGCCTCACGCCACCATCAGCTGCGTGGAATGTGTTTCCAAGGCGCTGCTGTTTGAGAAGATGCTGCTCTCCTTGTTTGGCTGCGAGGCCGCCTCGCTGCTCCCTCGCACCCCCTCTCTGTCAGACTTTGTGCGCGTGTACAGACATCAGTGCCTCGACTCTCCTGCCACGCAGACGCGATACATC GTAATGGAAAAAGCAGAACTTCTGCGAGACGCTGATGTCAACCTCCTCCCCGCGCTGCTGCGACTCCAGGAACTG GTGGACGACAACCTCACCGTCATCCTGCTCAGTGAAATCACCTGGGACAAGTTCAGACCAAACACGGGCTGTTATGAGCCACTTGTGCTCCATTTCCCCGACTACAGTAAAG gtgatcTGCAGCAGATCTTGTCGAGGGACAGTCATCCTTCATATTCAGCCGACTTTTACTCGTCCTACATTAACATCCTGCTGGGAGTCTTTTACTCCGTGTGTCGAGACCTCAGAGAGCTGCACCATctg GCTGCCCTCAACTTTTCAAAGTTCTGTGAACCTTTGGCCGAAGGAAAAG TGAAAGAGAGCGACACACACAAGCTGTGGAGAAATATAGagcctcatttaaaaaaagccatGCAGACGGTCTATCTCCGAGAAGTCTCCAG TCTTCAGTGGGAGCAGATGCAGCAAATGGAGGAGAAGGAAGCAGGAGCTTTGAGAG GTTTATCTGCTCACACTCACGTTGAACTCCCTTATTACTCAAAGTTCCTGTTGATCGCCGCTTACCTGGCGTCTTACAACCCAGCCCGCACAGATAAACGCTTTTTCCTCAAG CACCatggtaaaattaaaaaaacaaacttcttgAAGAAAAACGAAAAG ACGAGTAACCATCTTCTGGGTCCAAAGCCGTTCCCTCTGGACCGCCTGCTGgctgttttttacagtgtggtTGACAGCAGAGTCGCTCCCTCCGCCAGTATTTTCTCCCAG ATCTCGTCTCTGGTGACCTTACAGCTGTTGACTCAGGTTAGTCACGATGACCAGCTCGATGCCCCCAAGTACAAATGTGCAGTTTCTCTGGACTTCATCTCTGCCATTTccag GACAGTGAACTTTGATATTGTCAAGTATCTTTACGACTTCCTGTGA
- the orc5 gene encoding origin recognition complex subunit 5 isoform X2 has product MTSVLQHPGYDEEKLRRVTEQTPCREAQTGLLLSLMGQPQQYSYPSIFVYGHRASGKSHVMHVLLKELELPHATISCVECVSKALLFEKMLLSLFGCEAASLLPRTPSLSDFVRVYRHQCLDSPATQTRYIVMEKAELLRDADVNLLPALLRLQELVDDNLTVILLSEITWDKFRPNTGCYEPLVLHFPDYSKGDLQQILSRDSHPSYSADFYSSYINILLGVFYSVCRDLRELHHLAALNFSKFCEPLAEGKVKESDTHKLWRNIEPHLKKAMQTVYLREVSSLQWEQMQQMEEKEAGALRGLSAHTHVELPYYSKFLLIAAYLASYNPARTDKRFFLKCHMEVDFTSQCFQTSNHLLGPKPFPLDRLLAVFYSVVDSRVAPSASIFSQISSLVTLQLLTQVSHDDQLDAPKYKCAVSLDFISAISRTVNFDIVKYLYDFL; this is encoded by the exons ATGACATCGGTGTTACAGCATCCAGGGTATGACGAGGAGAAGCTGCGGAGAGTCACAGAGCAGACCCCGTGCAGAGAAGCACAGACTGggctgctgctctctctgatGGGACAG CCGCAGCAGTACTCTTACCCTTCCATCTTTGTTTACGGTCATCGAGCTTCGGGGAAAAGTCATGTGATGCACGTTTTGCTGAAGGAGCTTGAG cTGCCTCACGCCACCATCAGCTGCGTGGAATGTGTTTCCAAGGCGCTGCTGTTTGAGAAGATGCTGCTCTCCTTGTTTGGCTGCGAGGCCGCCTCGCTGCTCCCTCGCACCCCCTCTCTGTCAGACTTTGTGCGCGTGTACAGACATCAGTGCCTCGACTCTCCTGCCACGCAGACGCGATACATC GTAATGGAAAAAGCAGAACTTCTGCGAGACGCTGATGTCAACCTCCTCCCCGCGCTGCTGCGACTCCAGGAACTG GTGGACGACAACCTCACCGTCATCCTGCTCAGTGAAATCACCTGGGACAAGTTCAGACCAAACACGGGCTGTTATGAGCCACTTGTGCTCCATTTCCCCGACTACAGTAAAG gtgatcTGCAGCAGATCTTGTCGAGGGACAGTCATCCTTCATATTCAGCCGACTTTTACTCGTCCTACATTAACATCCTGCTGGGAGTCTTTTACTCCGTGTGTCGAGACCTCAGAGAGCTGCACCATctg GCTGCCCTCAACTTTTCAAAGTTCTGTGAACCTTTGGCCGAAGGAAAAG TGAAAGAGAGCGACACACACAAGCTGTGGAGAAATATAGagcctcatttaaaaaaagccatGCAGACGGTCTATCTCCGAGAAGTCTCCAG TCTTCAGTGGGAGCAGATGCAGCAAATGGAGGAGAAGGAAGCAGGAGCTTTGAGAG GTTTATCTGCTCACACTCACGTTGAACTCCCTTATTACTCAAAGTTCCTGTTGATCGCCGCTTACCTGGCGTCTTACAACCCAGCCCGCACAGATAAACGCTTTTTCCTCAAG TGTCACATGGAAGTTGACTTCACGTCACAATGTTTCCAGACGAGTAACCATCTTCTGGGTCCAAAGCCGTTCCCTCTGGACCGCCTGCTGgctgttttttacagtgtggtTGACAGCAGAGTCGCTCCCTCCGCCAGTATTTTCTCCCAG ATCTCGTCTCTGGTGACCTTACAGCTGTTGACTCAGGTTAGTCACGATGACCAGCTCGATGCCCCCAAGTACAAATGTGCAGTTTCTCTGGACTTCATCTCTGCCATTTccag GACAGTGAACTTTGATATTGTCAAGTATCTTTACGACTTCCTGTGA